CCACCAGCTGCTCTCCGCCGAAGGTCTGACCATGGCTCCCCTGGGCCACGGCTGAGCAGCACCCATGGCCCGGCTGGTGATCACCCACAGCACCTACGTGGAGGGCCTGATCCCGTTGCTCAGGCGGCTGGCGACCCTGCCGGAGATCGACACGATCACCCCGGCAGTGATCACCCGGGTCAGGGGCCGCAGCGTCGGCCTGCGGCTGCGGGTGTCGACCCCGATCACCGGGGGCCACAAGCTGCTGGCCCGCCGGGGCAGCACGGCCCAGGAGGTGTTCGTGGTCACCCGGCTGAGCCGGGATCAGCTGCAGGAGGAGCTGGATCGGCTGACGAACTGAGCAGGCTGGTGGGGGCCACCCGTTCGTAGACGGCCGGGGTGCCAAAGCGGCCGTAGGCACCGCTGTCGCGAAACCAGTTCGCCCCTTCCACCACCTGCAGATCGCTGGGGTGGAGACCCCAGCGGCGCTCCAGATAGGCCGCGGCAGCGGCCGCATCGAAGCGGGGCTGGCCCCAGGCCACGATCGCCAATGCCAGGGCCCGGATCCGCAGGGCACCGGCGGGACTTTCCTGGATCTCCTCCTCCAGCAGGAAGGTGCGGAACTCGCCCGTCGCCTCCCCTTCCAGGGGGTACTTCTGCAGATACAGCGCCCGGGCCCGGGGGAACACCGGACCCGGGGCACGGGCGAGCAGGCGCTCGAAGGCCTGCTGGAAGCTCGAAGGCTCGCTGTTCACGGCGGCGGGGCGACGTGTCCCCAGCATGCCGGCCCGGGTGCGATCGGGATGGGGTGAAAAGGGGTGGACCGCCGTGCCGTCTTGCCCCAGTGTTCGACCTGGATGAACCAGAAGGGGAGTCAGGGGCGGGGCTTCGTTTCCGGCAATGAAGCCGGTCTACGTTGCCGTCGCTGAAGACTCCCCGTGTCGAAAGGGAGTCAGATCAGAAAACTGTGAAAGGCAGTCACCAACACAGCAGTCCAGATGCATCCTAGGCGGGTTGGTGGGGGAGCGGCCAGATGGCCCGCACCTCGGCCAACAGGCGCTGCCGTTCCAGTTCCCGCTTTTCTGCGGTTCGGCCCTGCAGAAGCAGGGTCAGGTGGCCCAGCTTGCGACCCACCCCTCCGCCCCGCTTGCCGTACCAGTGCAGGTGGGCGTCCGGGAGGGCCTCCAGTGCCCGGCGTCGCGCCAGCTGGTCGTCATCACCGGCCTCCGGCGCCAGCAGGTTGACCATCAGCGCCCCGGGCACCACGGCCTCGGTGGCCCCCATCGGCAGACCGGCGACGATCCGCACCTGCTGGGCGAACTGGCTGGTGCGGCAGGCCTCGATCGTCAGATGGCCGGAGTTGTGGGTGCGGGGGGCCAGCTCGTTGACCTGCAACCCCGAGGGCCCGTAGAAGAACTCGATCGACAGCACCCCCACGTAATCCAGGGCGGTGAGCAGGGAGGCGGCCACGTTGCGGGCGAACACCTCCACCCGGTGGTCCACCGGTGCGGGGAAGAGAACCCAGTCGCAGACACGGCGGTGCTGGTGGGTCTGCACCAGGGGGTAACAGGCCACCTGCCCCTGTCGGTCGCGGCAGGCCACGATCGCCAGTTCCCGCTCGAAGGCCACCAGCTCCTCGAGGATCCAGTCGTCCGGCTCGACGCGATCCAGCAGCTGCTCCAGCTCCCCCAGGTCGGCCACCGGCACCGTGCCCCGGCCGTCGTAGCCGCCCCGGCTGGCCTTGGCCATCAGGGGAAAGCGGAAGCCGTCGGGGAGGCGCGGCACCGCCGGCGCCTGCAGCGGGCTCGGTGGGCCCGCCGGCGGCAACCCATCCGTATCGCCGCCCGGGGAGAGCGGAAGCTCCGGCTGGAGCACATCGGCCAGGGGACACCAGCGGGGGGCGGGCAGATGCAGATCGCCGAGCAGCCGCCGCTGGCCCGCCTTGCTGACCAGGGGCTGGAGGGCGTCGAGATCCGGCAGGAATCGCAGCCCGGGCCCCTCCAGGCCCCGCAGATCCTCGAGCGGGATCCACTCGTTCTCGAAACTGATGGCGCCGCAGCGGCCCGCCAGCTCCCGGGTGGCGTTCACGTCATCGACCGGCGCCAGCACCACACTGGCGGCGGCACGGGTGGCCGGATCCTCGGCGCCGGGCGTCTGCACATGCAAGGCGACACCGAGGTCCCGGGCGGCCTCCGCCAG
This genomic stretch from Cyanobium gracile PCC 6307 harbors:
- a CDS encoding 5-(carboxyamino)imidazole ribonucleotide synthase, whose translation is MAGWFPLRATDPRVQTIADPLSQATPAPLDSIGIVGGGQLAWMLAEAARDLGVALHVQTPGAEDPATRAAASVVLAPVDDVNATRELAGRCGAISFENEWIPLEDLRGLEGPGLRFLPDLDALQPLVSKAGQRRLLGDLHLPAPRWCPLADVLQPELPLSPGGDTDGLPPAGPPSPLQAPAVPRLPDGFRFPLMAKASRGGYDGRGTVPVADLGELEQLLDRVEPDDWILEELVAFERELAIVACRDRQGQVACYPLVQTHQHRRVCDWVLFPAPVDHRVEVFARNVAASLLTALDYVGVLSIEFFYGPSGLQVNELAPRTHNSGHLTIEACRTSQFAQQVRIVAGLPMGATEAVVPGALMVNLLAPEAGDDDQLARRRALEALPDAHLHWYGKRGGGVGRKLGHLTLLLQGRTAEKRELERQRLLAEVRAIWPLPHQPA
- a CDS encoding DUF2103 domain-containing protein, with the translated sequence MARLVITHSTYVEGLIPLLRRLATLPEIDTITPAVITRVRGRSVGLRLRVSTPITGGHKLLARRGSTAQEVFVVTRLSRDQLQEELDRLTN